A genomic stretch from Dasypus novemcinctus isolate mDasNov1 unplaced genomic scaffold, mDasNov1.1.hap2 scaffold_134, whole genome shotgun sequence includes:
- the LOC139438519 gene encoding ral guanine nucleotide dissociation stimulator-like 1 gives MSSLFIAFNIGSASAMRLLVFNQEVPKELHAGGQQGTGGWSHLHHLSEEGAGPSWPQPEPVLVPEESGLIFTREESCTVWIVKAGNWEQLVEHLVPAFQAGDLMYINIFFRTYRVFTTTKEALDRLFHS, from the exons ATGAGTTCccttttcattgctttcaacATTGGCTCAGCCTCAGCCATGAGGCTCCTGGTCTTCAACCAAGAGGTACCCAAAG AGCTCCATGCAGGTGGTCAACAAGGAACTGGAGGATGGTCTCATCTACACCATCTCTCTGAAGAAGGTGCAGGTCCATCATGGCCCCAGCCAGAGCCTGTGCTGGTTCCAG AGGAAAGTGGCTTGATCTTCACAAGGGAGGAGAGCTGCACAGTGTGGATTGTCAAGGCAGGCAATTGGGAGCAGCTGGTGGAACATCTGGTGCCTGCCTTCCAGGCGGGTGACCTCATGTATATCAACATCTTCTTCAGAACATACCGGGTCTTCACCACTaccaaggaggccctggacagGTTGTTCCACAG